In the genome of Paludisphaera rhizosphaerae, one region contains:
- a CDS encoding glycosyltransferase, whose protein sequence is MTTSSDSTICLGMIVKNEAKVIRRCLDSVRPFIDSWVIADTGSTDGTQDLIIEALADLPGTLLQRPWVDFSHNRNEVLEAARGRASYTFTIDADEELEFDDGFRRPSLSADSYDMTLNHGSTCFHRKRLVRNTLPWAYKGVLHEYLTCPEARTTGFLHNPRTVTTHDGARAHDPLTYRRDVLVLEKALLDDPDDSRYVFYLAQSYRDAGDLDLSIRHYRRRTEMGGWIDEIWYSLFQIATLMERRGDPWPEVLTAYLRAFENSPDRAEPLYQIAMHYQRAREFHTAQVFFRQALKIPRPGPQRLFVWRTIYEHLLELEYGVSLYYTGGHSEAVAIADRLLARGGLPADLARQVAINRRLSVEKLPAVIRF, encoded by the coding sequence ATGACGACCTCCAGCGATTCGACGATCTGCCTCGGGATGATCGTGAAGAACGAGGCCAAGGTGATCCGCCGCTGCCTCGACTCGGTCCGCCCCTTCATCGACTCCTGGGTAATCGCCGACACCGGCTCGACCGACGGCACGCAGGACCTGATCATCGAGGCCCTCGCCGACCTCCCCGGAACGCTCCTCCAGCGCCCCTGGGTTGACTTCTCCCACAACCGCAACGAGGTGCTCGAGGCCGCCCGCGGCCGCGCCTCGTACACCTTCACGATCGACGCCGACGAGGAGTTGGAGTTCGACGACGGGTTCCGCCGCCCCAGCCTCTCGGCCGATTCGTACGACATGACCCTCAACCACGGGTCCACCTGCTTCCACCGCAAGCGGCTCGTCCGCAACACGCTCCCGTGGGCCTACAAGGGAGTACTGCACGAATACCTGACCTGTCCGGAGGCCCGCACGACGGGATTTCTCCACAACCCTCGGACGGTCACAACGCACGACGGCGCCCGCGCGCACGACCCGCTGACCTACCGCCGCGACGTGCTCGTGCTGGAGAAGGCTCTGCTCGACGATCCCGACGACTCGCGGTACGTCTTCTACCTCGCGCAGAGCTACCGCGACGCCGGCGACCTGGACCTGTCCATCCGCCACTACCGCCGCCGAACCGAGATGGGCGGTTGGATCGACGAGATCTGGTACTCGCTCTTCCAGATCGCCACGCTGATGGAGCGCCGGGGTGACCCCTGGCCCGAAGTGCTCACGGCCTACCTGAGGGCCTTCGAGAACTCCCCCGATCGCGCCGAGCCGCTGTACCAGATCGCCATGCACTACCAACGGGCCCGCGAATTCCACACGGCCCAGGTCTTCTTCCGCCAGGCTCTCAAGATCCCGCGTCCAGGCCCCCAACGCCTGTTCGTCTGGCGGACGATCTACGAGCATCTCCTGGAGTTGGAGTACGGCGTCTCGCTCTACTACACCGGCGGCCACTCCGAGGCCGTGGCGATCGCCGACCGCCTCCTCGCCCGCGGAGGGCTCCCCGCCGACCTCGCGCGGCAAGTCGCGATCAACCGCCGCCTCAGCGTCGAGAAGCTCCCCGCCGTCATCCGGTTCTGA